One genomic region from Bubalus bubalis isolate 160015118507 breed Murrah chromosome 12, NDDB_SH_1, whole genome shotgun sequence encodes:
- the MSGN1 gene encoding mesogenin-1 — translation MDNLRETFLNLEDGLGSSDSPGLLSSWDWKDRAGSFELTQASPSQSLSPVPSLESYSSSPCQAVAGLACGHGGANDRGGDDCSGLGTSGLVEVDYDMLAFPPAYLQGSSGSKAQKGTKVRMSVQRRRKASEREKLRMRTLADALHTLRNYLPPVYSQRGQPLTKIQTLKYTIKYIGELTDLLNSGREPRPQSA, via the coding sequence ATGGACAACCTGCGAGAGACCTTCCTCAACCTGGAAGACGGCTTGGGCTCCTCCGACAGCCCTGGCCTGCTGTCCTCCTGGGACTGGAAAGACAGGGCGGGGTCCTTTGAGCTGACCCAGGCCTCTCCCTCCCAGAGCCTCtccccggttccatccctggagtcCTATTCTTCCTCTCCCTGTCAGGCTGTGGCCGGGCTCGCCTGTGGGCATGGAGGTGCCAATGATCGGGGCGGCGATGACTGCAGCGGCCTTGGGACCAGCGGCCTGGTAGAGGTGGACTACGACATGTTGGCTTTCCCGCCTGCCTACCTGCAGGGCTCTAGTGGCAGCAAGGCCCAGAAGGGCACCAAGGTCAGGATGTCCGTCCAGCGGAGACGGAAGGCCAGCGAGAGGGAGAAGCTTCGGATGAGGACTTTGGCTGATGCCCTGCACACCCTCAGGAATTATCTGCCCCCTGTCTACAGTCAGAGGGGCCAGCCGCTCACCAAGATCCAGACGCTGAAGTACACCATCAAGTATATCGGAGAGCTCACAGATCTTCTCAACAGCGGCCGAGAGCCCCGGCCCCAAAGCGCTTGA